In Glycine max cultivar Williams 82 chromosome 4, Glycine_max_v4.0, whole genome shotgun sequence, the genomic stretch AAATATAAGGAATCTGCATAGTAGTAACAGAAATAAGCATGTATAATTGATATTATGTTGAAATTAAAGTAAGGAACAAAAAATGCCAATACGAATAAGCAGAATCCATAAGCAcataattttggttttcttgtttgtttacaCCATCATTCATAATcaaaagataaaacaataatgatatttgcatttttcagggttcaatattaaatgtttttgtATTAGCAGTGCATGTTTCtgtattatttaaatgtttttccaGATTGGCCAAACTATGTTAAGCTCAATTCTGGACTGATACTTGTACtgttagtacctctggtactcaattaatatatattattaagtttgctgataaaaaaaaatatatatatatatatattaatttaaaggtGAAACTAAAGGACTACATAAAAGtcaaattagaaaatttaacaTTGTGTTTTGGTTGGAAAGTTGCCTTAGTTGTGGTATGGTCACCCCTGGGTCAGTGTCTCAGAAAAGACTATCTACAAAGGGGCTGACCAGAAAGGCCAAGTGAAGTGTGGAGCCACCAGGAAGTGAACTCTTAGCAGGTTGAGATCAcacatcaattaaaaataagtcCTAAGTGGTGCTCATAATGCTTGGGCAATCCCTACCTTAAAAATCAGTTTTGTGAGGTTGAGTTAGGCCATAAGCCCAAATTCTAAGAGTTCCAATAACTAAGAAGAAACTTCATCTAGAAGACTCACTTAGAGTTTAATCAAATGCAGGATCAATGGTCTGAGCTctatttttcagatttatatatGTCTAAGTCTAACGTTGTGCAAAAAGTTGAGTACAAAGTTGACTACATTTAAGTAAATTATTATACACAAAATACTAGCTAAGGATATACAGTTCTGTTCTAAGGCCAGAAACGTTCCCTTGAATGGTTCTAGGACTGATAGATATGTTTACAAAATTTGGTTAGATTGACCGTCATGCAAGACTTCACAACTAATTAGTTATTACATAATTAAAGGAAGCACATTAACCACTAGGAACTTCATTATCAATTGCTTGATAAAATCACAATTTAACGAAGTTACtacaaaatcaatatttcaaaattcagctGCAGGGGCAGATGGTCTGCAATGGTCTCAAACATGAACCCAAATATAACTTGTACttgcatatataatataacatcAAATTCAGTTTTAATTTATAGCACATAATAACCAGCATACACGTTTTTGGGGCAGGGGAGGGGTTGAGAGGGGAATAAAAGAAAGTAAGAAGTTCTAATCTACCTTTGCACTAGGTTTTTCAGACCACTATGACTTCCTTTTATGGAATCCATATGCAATATACAGGGTACCTTAAGTGAATTGTCCGGCTCCTTATCTGGAATACATATAATAACATAAATCTCAGAAAATAGTTTCACAAGAATGATCATAAGCCGAGACCTCACCATTAAAATTAACCACTTCACCAGGATGGCATATGACTATTAAACTCCAGTGAAGACTACCATCACATGAAAAGATAAGGCTGATCAGCACTTGAATACAGTTAGAGACAGATGGAGAACCAAAACTTCCAAAGAATCTTACTTGAAGTTCACAGGAATAAAGATATAATCCTTTGCAAATAAATTTACTTTTCTTGTCCATTTACGAACGCGTAGAAATGCTGCTTTTCCATCAGAAGCACTAGACGGATTTTTGTCCATATCAGCCAACTTTCTAAAGaagaaactattaaaaaaatgaaatctatGCTTTTCCATGTCCGgtatttgattcttgagatACCTGCCAAAATGAGATTTCCAAAATGTCAAACCATCTTCAATCACAATATAGATCAACAACCATATAATTATAATGGGCCTTTAAAATACGTATaccagaagagaaaaaaaaaaagggaaatggATGGTACATAAAGCAGGGTGAGAAATGCTGCCATgagtaaagagaaaattaagGATGGAGAGGTAACAGATTTTACATGTGGCATTAGCAAATTGGGGAGGAAATTCTGCAATGTTGTGTGAGGGTAAGGAAAACATGAATATAGTGGAAGGAGAAGAGATTGGCAGAGGAGAAGAGAATTTTTGAAAGGGTTTAATGGCTTTAGCCAGGGAGGGCAGGATCCACTAATTCAGCTCTGattgttctttttcttgctgcattttatttctcttctgtTCATTCTGTTCCATTTCTGTGTCCAGAACTTAATAATCAACTTATACCCAAAAAGGAGAGTTTCTCGTTGccttatattataatttcagtatccatcaatttttcattatttaatatttcctGCCTTTTCACAATATCCTACAATCATCAATCCTTTTAGTATTCTCTTTATATAAACGCAATATATGTTGATATTCCTCTGCCCATAAGTGCCTACATATATCATCATCTATTTTCAATTGTAAATTGTATGTTACAAAAATCATATGAAAGAGAACTTAGTTTTTAAAGGGAGAAAAGATAAAGGACACTCCATTCCATGGTTCACAAAGATGCAATctataagaaagaaaatgcaaccAAGAAGGACAGAACAAGCTAAAAATGTTATTGTAGTCTTGCATATGATGAATaaagtttttaacaaaaatatgggacaaaagAATGATAATTATGCATACACACATGCATACatatgagtgtgtgtgtgtgtatagagagagagagagaaactcaCTGGatgtaaaaatcaataattgtgTCATTAATGAATGTGTCTGGTTGCAAGAGATCTACATCTCTCTTGCTTAGGGAAACAGCATCTGGATCCCCTTTCGGATAGATAACATCATCGAAAGGCTCCTCAAAACTGTTTCAGATCATAAATTCTTAGAATTAAACATGGTATTATGAGCTACATCCTCCCTCCCGCCCcccaaaacacacacacacacacacacacaaagcaagacgagaaaatgaaaaatgatagtaGAAAGCAATAGGCTCTAATGGTTATTTACAAGATATCATGATCTTTTACATTCACTCAAATAGACACATTAAAAAAGTATATAGAAATCAGAAGATTGATGTGAACACGTTTTCCTCAACATAACAGAAGTTGTGCACGTTTCTACTTAAAGGTATATGGAAAACATGAAAATCATACAGATGTAACCATGGACTCAAACCTCACATTTCCAATAAATGATATCTACAACATTTTTAATTGGAAGAATGAGTGAAAAGGATTGCACTCAGCTTCAACATCCCAAGCCAAACATCTCAGAAGCACACATTAAACCATAGAATAAACTATGGAATACGGTGAAAAGAAGATTAATAGACAGCATATATGCAATGGCAAAGGAAATAGGACACCATAAAGCACTAAACCTGAACacgttttcaaaataaaagctaTGGGCTACGGCATCCATACATGTAGATATGCTTTCCAAAATGGAAAAGGAAATTAACAAACAATTCTTACTTGGGGAAGTAGCATCTTGACCCACGTGAATCAGTTTTATTGCCTTCTACATCCGCACTACAAGAGAAAAATTagtcataaaaataatacattcaaTAAAATGACATAAACTGGCATTCAGAGCAAAAAACATATGCACCTCAAATCAATTTTGAACCAAGAATAAACTTTTCCATACAATGAAATCACACATCACAAGTTTataaacaaaacacaaatattaCAATTAACAGAGTCCAGTCAAGACTTGTGACTTGCAGCCTATCCATCAATCAATTATAATCGATAGAAACCAGTATCCAACAGGTGAAAACCTACAATCTGTGTagaattttatagaaaattgataACCAACTGACCAAGGAAAAATGTAATAGAAAATACATCTTAATGACTTACCGAAGAGCCATGTTCCAAGAAGCCAAGTATTTCAGATTAAGAGATGTGATTTGTCTATGTCTAAGAGACCAATTGTAATCAGCAACCGCAATTTCCAATTCCTCAATGCCTAGCATATGTATAGACATACACTTAATCAGTAACAGAGATAAGTTACTATCTGCAAAAACAAACTACAAACTCCTACTATCAGAAATTACCCAAATAAATTTAGCTAgtttgaataaaaatgacaagttACGTCATGTAAGCCAAGATATAACGAAGAAGAAAACCATTCCCTTTGATCAACTATAATAATAGCACTCACCTGAAGCATCGCTTACATGTTTTGATTGGCTTGCATTACTTGATATTACTCGAAGCTTTATCACGACAGTTCCACTCTGAAGAAAGGGCATATAAGGAGAATTATAgaatttacacacacacacacatattgcAAGCAATAGAATTATAAAACTCACACTTTGAAACAACTGACAATTAATGTCAATgagatcatcaactgtccatTCAAGATCAAAAGCTTCTTGCTTTATACATGTAGTTGAAACATTGATCTTGACAAAACAAGGTGAAAAGGTTAACTTTGGCCCCAGATAATAATTATCCTGGTATATGACATAATCAGGATGAAGAACAACTTCTGTATTTGTGTCATCCTGAAGATtacatgaaagaaaataatagtgaatacaaaaataaaatgacccATAATATGCCACAAAAATAGTGAATCAAATGCCGTAGAAAGCATTCTATATTGATGTACTAGATATAGAGATAAGAAAATACAAAGTTTGTAGCTTAAACAGTTAGTACATCAGCTTATATTCTCAGATAAAAGGTAGGTAAACTTGATGAAGCAGTAAGGGGAAAgacaaaataatccaaaaaattaatatgcagcagtaatgaaaaagtaaaaagcaATAAAAGACAACAGTAGAAAAACAACTAAAGCAATACCAAATCTAAAAAACCCACAAAAGATGACAAAAATACTGCATGAGATGTCAATTTCTTTAGCACAAAAAGGTCATgtgcttaaaaaaattaccatgtCAGAATTGTCTGTGCCATTCAGTCCACAACCATTTAATGACACTGAAATAATGAATACTAAGTTTAGTAAGTAAACTGCAATATAATATTTCCAAATTGAACGTGGTAGAGTTACCAAGTATAAGGAATCCAGGATTACAAAAAACACACCACCATTCTCTGGAAAATCCGAAGCAGGACTTGTTGGAGCACTCTCATCCATGCTATCATCAGCCTCTGAATTGACATCAATTGATTCattctgtaaaaaaattgaacatagACATAAATCTCACAATTAAATCAATTACTTAGACTGTAATCTGACAAATTGACGTTACAGTACACTGTATGAAGACCCTGAAGGGGCTGTGCAAAAAAATGAGGACCCTGAAGGGTCAACCTGGCTTGTTTCAGGTGAAGATACTTCGCCACTTGTATCCATTTTCTCTAGTTTGTTATGGTTATGaatatctattttaaaatgatgacGGCTTTCATGACTAATCAAATTTGATTCTTTGTCAGCTTCCAACACAGAACTATTCTCTTTACTATCATATATATCTTCCACTGTGTCAGGAGAGGGGTCAGAACAATCCTTTTCCAAATTAAACATAGCACCAGCTACATCAACACAATGAATACTGGCAACACTCTTGATGCCAACCTTATTGACCTCGGAATCTGCAATACATCACAATATAtgtacaatcaatttaattgaaatgcttatataaaataaaaggaaaaatagaaagaagtggGGAACATGAGAGGGAAACTATTTCAAGAAAgcaaaattactaaaataaagACTGAATGGCATATTTTCAACAATAAAGAGTAGGACTCTCAATCTTGCCGTTCATAATCCATAATTTATTACtactattttattatcttttaagagTCTTGCTATCCATGCTCCAAGGGTAATgattaaaaaactataaaaaaaacatattgaaaATCACACTGGAGATGCATTGGAAATTGTGGCAAGAGTATATTAATAACACTTTTCATAAAAACTATGCACTTATAATACCTTAACCAGTGCCCTGATTAGTATTTGCTTGTCTTTAATCCTTTTTCATTTCATGATAATTATATATACGCATGCCATTCTTCGTTATCTATCTATTTAAGCATATTGAAGTTTACTACCCTTCCACGAATTCAACAACCATGGCGTGCACTAGGGCCCATCCAGAATCAAAACGAGACCACTGCCTATGCTCGACAACGTCTTGTGTTAAGGACAGCCCAACTTATCTCAATAAAGATAACCAGCCATCATgacattacattttttaaattacttacaaaCTCTTTAAGTCCTCAGAAAACGAAAACAATAACAATCAGGAAGAATTCTCTAGGTTCCATTCCTCTCCTTCAGTTCCTTCAAGTTGTCTCTCTAAGAAGCATTCGCTATACTTTAAAATCGAAACTATTAATCatcaaacattaaatataacGCAATGGCGACACCTACAAATTAAATTACCATCTAAAAGGCAAAACGAGTACTATATATGAACAATTCCAAATGAAGATCACGTTTGTTTCTCGAATTGGGAAATTAGGGAAATCGTCTTACCGCGAGCGAGGAAATTGTGGTGTTTATCGGAGGCGACCTCATCCTCTTCGTTGAAATCGAAGACTTGCAGATCTCTGCGCGGAGACTTGCTCATGGTTCCCCAGCAACAGCAAGGGTTTTTGGGGGGAGCAGCAGCGAGTTGAGAGCGCCAAATTGATGCAAGCTATGCCACTCTTGGGAATTGGGGGTGCGTTGAAATAGTGCCCTAAATACTATTAAAATCCGCCAATTATAAGTTGCCACCTGTCCCAAACTCGGTTGAAAGGTTGATGTATTTTTTCTTTCGACTCTTGAGTATGGAATTACCACGtgaatttttataagaaaaatactcAATTTACTCTATAAAAGTGGAAAAGAGtttcaaaaacatgaaaaatatttttttatttgagtgcgtaaaaatTAGAGGTGTTTGTGACCTGAtttggttggattttttttattaaaatatcattccaatcaaactttaaaaaaaacatacaatttgattaagttttaatttaaaataaaatccgaactaaattaatcttttataatttaatttggttAGATTTTTGCAGTTTTTATtgctataaaattttcattgttgaacattttataatataactAAAGACTCTATAATTACTAACTTATTCATATTTTCGGAGTTGCTTTCATATTTACAAATAAATGATATGATGTCATAGTAAAAAATcttaatacaaatatataaacTTCTGACAtgctttaataaatataattcaacTACCAACAACAAGAAATTATCATTGATATCATTATAACATTCATGAATATTATATCTCActgcttctctttttctttatttagttGTTCACAAATTCTcaatattaagattaaaaaaaattaattagcaaATTCAATGATCTAATATTATCAACCAAAAAGGCAAAAATAAAGCATAggatcactactacaaaattaCCTTTCTACATCAGTTAAAAACACCTTTTTACATCGGTAATCACGCATCATTATAGTCGGCGTCGTTGAAACACTCATGTCTTTCTACATCAGTTGAACGACCATCTTAGAATGACTCGGTTCAAAGACGGGTCTCGAGCCACACTCGTCTTAGAATTCTAATCATTTTACATCGGTTGTGGCGtcgaaccgatgtagaatgtgtcCATTTTAAGACGGGTTGGTCTCTAAACCTGTCTTAAAATGTcagatttctacatcggttgtcctaataaccgatgtagaatgtccgTAATTCTACATCGTTTGTGGCCGTGAAACGTCGTAGAATGTCACCCCATGGTAAATATCCTACATTGATTTTCCTAATAATCGATGTAGAATATCCACCAATCCTACATCGGTTGtcctaataaccgatgtagaattattaatttttatttttattttttttcctttttgttcatGAATGGCAAAAACAatgcaaatataattaaatttttcaaaattctaagATGCAATTACACCTGAACCAAACCATACACAAAAGCACACATTCACATGTCCATTACCAATGGACATAGACAAATTTTCATACCAGAAAGACACAGACTTATTTACCATATAAATATGCTAAGTCAATCCAATAGTAACAAAAAATAGAGAGGCATGAATATTTACATTATGGGGGCCAATAATGGTGCCAGTCCAAGAGTGCATGTAAATGTCATCACCATCATCCATTCCATAGCTACCTGTGTCATCTCCAATTCCTTTTTCACCACGTTGAAGCTCCTCCAGCAATCTGAAGTTCCTAGGAACTGCatttaaacatacaaatatttaacaaaacacaaacattttttatttgaaaacatgTAACTAGCCATTGTGGGATCAATGCATGACAAGAATATCTACATATATTGATAAAATCCTTTCTTTAGATTTAAATCATTCCTAATTCAGGATCCAAAACTCAAGGACCAGAAAATTTGTACCATACTTTTAAGCGACAAAAAAGCTCGTTGGTGTGTAATATGTTGGCTAACTTGGACTGTCCATAGGCCTTCTTGTCAGAGTATCTGAAAAATTATAgcaaaattggaaaaaataaattgtaaagcTATAGCTATATGCATCAGTCATGTATATGTTTCTTGATTACAACCTCATATTATTTGGTCTAttgcattattttattttctagttATTTTGGTTTATGAGCTTTTACCTAATAGCTTGAGGTTTTAAGAAATTGGTAATTTGCATGACATCAGAGTCTATGTGACCGAGGAGTATAATCATGTTTTTTACATGGCCATATGAATGAATATAGAATACTTATGTAATCAGATCAGATTATAGTTTCTTAGTACTTAAAAGcacatatttaattacaaaaggaagaaaatggCTTTGTTAGCTATGATTAGATAAAAGCCAAACACTGCTATTAGCAAAGAGACTTTGACAGAAGGGAAGGAACGAACTATTCCACGGGTAAATACTGTACCTCTACTAAGTTGGTCCTTTCAAATGGGGACAACCATTTCAACTTCATCTCCGCAAAACTTTGCATGCTTTGCTATTGCACTAGAATCAGGTTCTATTGCCCACATTATTGTTGAATCATCTTCAACATGCCTCATCTTAAAgaccaaaaaaccaaaaaaaaagttagccGAGAATAGTAGATGATAAGCAATTACCACAAAAgctagtaaaaaataaatatatatttattgacaGTCGGTGTGATGTCCCCCTACTCTCCGTAACTAATCATCATATGGTTATTTTCAAAAAGgagaacacacacacacactatatACTAATTGGGAGGGAGGTTTGAAGTTAAACATGAAATCTAGGTTCAGAGTCCAAGAATCTAAAAAGATATTGGCAGgaatctatttaattaaaatcacaCATTAAGAAATGAATTGTTGCCCAAGAACCTAAAAAGGTTGCATGTTGCACGAtactatatataaaagtttgagaaaaaaatgagattacaaAAATGTActatatttatgttaattttatgttGAAACGACATATAAACCACACATAAAGTCACTACGGccaaaaaatgagaaaagaaaaataacagtATAGCCAAAGTGGGATGAATCCAGTATTTCACTATAGCCAAGGTGAGATAAATCTTGTATTTCACTTGAAGTACCAAATAATGATTACTACCaccattaaaattgaaaataaaaaactaggaGCATGCATGAATCTATAAACAGTACAAAAAAATTGTATCTTACTATATATGGAAtcctcaataaataaaataacttactGAACCGCTCCTTCAATCAAAATGGTTTTTACTTTACTATGTATTTTAGGACATGTTTAAAACATctttctcttgttgtaaaaaattatataaaaaaatctctcattttgtattatttttatttgtttcaaaatatttatcactctaaaaaaacttaagaaagtatatgaattattatttggTACTATAAAGGCACAGTTATGAAGCACAACTACACACACATTTGGTACTAGtagttatataattaaatataaatagtatatgTGGGATCACTTAGGACAAGGGAATTAAATGCTGCAACAACTTTGATTATATGCATGTCTCATAAGATTAAAAAGatcagcaaaataaaaaataaagcaaactgAAAAGACATTTAATTCCCCtccaaggaaataaaaaaagcagTAACATAAATATCTGTTCATGGATAAACAACTTAAGAAGTACTGGAGCTAATTAAAGAAGCTCTAGTGCTCTACTGTCATGTCATAACTgcagtaaaattaaatttttgataaataacTGTATGTTAAGAGTGTTGTTCCTTAAAGCTAAACCATAGTGTTCACAGAAAGGGTCCCTCTCATTAGTCATTAgtcgttttcttttttcaagtaAATACTCAAATGAAAAAGAGGTATGAGTGGAAAAGAATTTTTTTGCTTGAGATTGATGCTTAATCTCTTGTCATACCTTTGAACAAATAACTGCATGTGTATGCAAAAATAGACTACATAGTATTACATCAGATAGAAAATTTGTGTGATACTAGtaattactatttaataaaaaaagtcaacTAGTTATTTGTGTGcgatatcattattattatataaaacttGTTTAATCTATTTGCATTGAAGGCAAGTTTTCATACATATACATACAGTTGGtataaaaacagaaacaaaaacgGGATAAACAAGTGGTACCAGAGCCACTTCCAGAAGCGACACGACCGGCGGTTCTTCTTGGTTCTGCTTGAAAGAGAAAAAGGCataagaaattaagaatcaTGATGTTTTTTAAACTAACATATA encodes the following:
- the LOC100800444 gene encoding LOW QUALITY PROTEIN: probable ubiquitin-like-specific protease 2B (The sequence of the model RefSeq protein was modified relative to this genomic sequence to represent the inferred CDS: inserted 2 bases in 1 codon), which encodes MSKSPRRDLQVFDFNEEDEVASDKHHNFLARDSEVNKVGIKSVASIHCVDVAGAMFNLEKDCSDPSPDTVEDIYDSKENSSVLEADKESNLISHESRHHFKIDIHNHNKLEKMDTSGEVSSPETSQVDPSGSSFFCTAPSGSSYSNESIDVNSEADDSMDESAPTSPASDFPENGVSLNGCGLNGTDNSDMDDTNTEVVLHPDYVIYQDNYYLGPKLTFSPCFVKINVSTTCIKQEAFDLEWTVDDLIDINCQLFQSSGTVVIKLRVISSNASQSKHVSDASGIEELEIAVADYNWSLRHRQITSLNLKYLASWNMALRADVEGNKTDSRGSRCYFPNFEEPFDDVIYPKGDPDAVSLSKRDVDLLQPDTFINDTIIDFYIQYLKNQIPDMEKHRFHFFNSFFFRKLADMDKNPSSASDGKAAFLRVRKWTRKVNLFAKDYIFIPVNFNLHWSLIVICHPGEVVNFNGEVSAYDHSCEXLFSEIYVIICIPDKEPDNSLKVPCILHMDSIKGSHSGLKNLVQSYLWEEWKERHKDTLEEDLSSRFLNMRFLPLALPQQENSYDCGLFLLHYLELFLVEAPLNFNPFKLTKFSNFLNVDWFLPAEAFLKRTLIQKLIFELVENHGSHEISSSDCSGDDECLENNDNRTGIDHPEVNKEPTTSHAGQGIEITLLSGSSSLDPQSFNNSGLVLKELFDPGATAGAMLGQCQSFDQRSSDYRSIFSMEEDTDLGDQFMYLATDPNYQQVAGITPQTCSLPYLPRDCGDEKCHRPQISLLVDRDVVQPSLDASNSVLDDSEDITVCKNCLVVNEPGSSNEPEQGEKTCSAMEKAEHVIDISNSVVGNSLDSITKCDDNKNGDLHSSGQETTTISVQQFPDALDDEEAPTIPLQQVSDAVDDEEAPTTPLKQVSDAVDDEAGCDDGQMIDGMEPDNCEEQAAKRRRLMPLRCRSGGIGTESDL